From Astyanax mexicanus isolate ESR-SI-001 chromosome 16, AstMex3_surface, whole genome shotgun sequence, one genomic window encodes:
- the elp4 gene encoding elongator complex protein 4: protein MAAPVQNTPCSSFRRSGGRAQIRGTRNTGRALLTTSSGAPGLDRALGGGLVVGSLLLIEEDQNDSYSRLLLQYFLAEGVVSGHQLYLTSARDDPDDMIQDLPCPILDDVGLSSSSSAPPADTQTLDTMKIAWRYQNLPQTELASSSRFGHCYDLSKRMDTRMLQAVQRHTFYPPQEKTDEQTSSLGPYAGLLKSIQTVIHREGFDGSGSEGKVRNVLRLGLHSLGSALWGDDVCFSESPASGHALTTFLYALRALLRSSLSVAMVTVPAHLIQNKAVLGRVVKLSDAAVALESFSSSERQTNPLYSDYHGLLHIRQVPHLNCLMCEAPDNKDLAFKLRRKQFSIEKLHLPPDLSETVSRVSKAKGESPACGSAPTGHTPLDF, encoded by the exons ATGGCGGCGCCCGTGCAGAACACACCGTGCAGCAGTTTCCGAAGGAGCGGCGGCCGCGCGCAGATCCGCGGGACCCGCAACACTGGCCGCGCGCTGCTCACCACCTCCAGCGGAGCGCCGGGACTGGACCGCGCGCTGG gTGGCGGTTTAGTGGTTGGGAGTCTTCTTCTAATAG AAGAAGATCAGAATGATAGTTACTCCAGGCTGCTGCTGCAGTATTTCTTGGCTGAGGGCGTGGTCAGTGGACATCAGCTCTACCTAACGTCTGCCCGAGATGACCCGGATGACATGATACAG gatCTCCCCTGTCCGATTCTAGATGATGTTGGTTTGAGTTCGTCTTCCTCCGCCCCTCCTGCAGACACACAGACTCTGGACACAATGAAAATTGCCTGGCGCTACCAGAATCTTCCACAG ACTGAACTGGCCTCCTCTTCTCGGTTCGGACACTGCTATGACCTCTCTAAAAGGATGGACACTCGGATGCTTCAAGCCGTTCAGCGGCACACCTTTTACCCCCCACAGGAAAAAACAGATGAACAGACCAG CTCTTTGGGGCCGTATGCTGGTTTGCTAAAGTCCATCCAGACAGTCATCCATCGGGAAGGTTTTGATGGTTCTGGTTCAGAG GGGAAAGTGCGGAATGTGTTACGGTTGGGTCTTCACTCTTTAGGCTCCGCCCTCTGGGGAGATGATGTGTGCTTTAGTGAAAGTCCCGCCAGTGGCCACGCCCTCACCACGTTCTTATATGCCCTCCGGGCCCTGCTGCGCTCCTCCCTCTCGGTTGCTATGGTGACTGTACCTGCTCACCTTATACAG AATAAGGCAGTATTGGGTCGTGTGGTGAAGCTGAGTGATGCAGCCGTTGCTCTGGAGTCGTTTAGCAGCTCAGAGAGACAAACCAACCCACTCTACAGTGATTACCATg gtcTTCTGCACATTCGGCAGGTTCCTCACCTGAACTGTTTGATGTGTGAAGCTCCCGACAACAAAGATCTGGCATTTAAACTCCGCAGGAAGCAGTTCAGTATAGAG